A stretch of Argiope bruennichi chromosome 10, qqArgBrue1.1, whole genome shotgun sequence DNA encodes these proteins:
- the LOC129989386 gene encoding DNA polymerase kappa-like, which yields MEAVTSPTELKTMQLNDQKAGMQGLDKEHINKIIYEASKGTPYFAFQEKRQKSIDRRVKEFKSVLQRITDAERSASLKKMNILCASLEAERDLSHSIVHIDMDAFYAAVEMEDNPKLKGKPIAVGSSSMLSTSNYEARKYGVRAAMPGFIGKKLCPQLVIVPCHFKRYREISNKVRHIIEEYDPNYSPASLDEMYLDLTEYIKHQYKKQTHQNICLKQEPTVTDASYETCQKCSMNVPREDRDHLAYNIVKEIREQIYAVTNLTASAGIAPNVMLAKVCSDQKKPNGQFQILSTLEAVNSFVSSMPVKKVSGIGPVTGQILNALGIHTCWDMWEKRDVIPILFKESSADFYMRVALGIGSTVVKSDYVRKSIGTEQTFREISHPEDLHTKCQELCQEVVEELKLCNMVGRVVVLKYKTTSFDSHTRNHSLPYHTADEEVIYNTARKLLDSEIAAVAPKPLCLRLMGIRIVNLIYEDMIQSDEKQIKIKDFLKPKLTENQTLCEEQTTSTDSYQKDLEECKGNTCKENETSISSVSSKPATSEVLYICPVCNASQIKTLDELNTHIDNCLNKAAIKEILSEDQLERKRKQPWQEKQNVKKRAFHKSERKIEDYFH from the exons ATGGAAGCTGTTACATCTCCAACTg agttgAAGACCATGCAGCTGAACGACCAAAAAGCTGGCATGCAAGGTCTGGACAAGgaacatatcaataaaattatctatgaaGCATCTAAAGGCACCCCTTACTTTGCGTTCCAAGAGAAGAGACAGAAATCCATTGATCGTAGAGTAAAAGAGTTTAAATCTGTTCTTCAGCGAATAACTGATGCTGAACGAAGTGCATCTCTTAAAAAG aTGAATATTCTGTGTGCTTCTTTGGAAGCTGAAAGGGATCTCTCTCATTCTATTGTCCATATTGATATGGATGCTTTCTATGCTGCTGTTGAAATGGAAGATAACCCCAAGCTCAAAGGAAAGCCAATTGCTGTTGGAAGTTCATCTATGTTG TCCACATCAAATTATGAAGCCAGAAAGTATGGTGTTCGTGCTGCTATGCCTGGTTTTATTGGAAAGAAACTTTGTCCTCAACTTGTTATTGTTCCCTGCCATTTCAAAAGATACCGAGAAATCAGCAATAAAGTTAGACACATCATTGAAGAATATGACCCAAATTATTCTCCAGCCAGTTTGGATGAAATGTACTTGGATTTAACTGAATACATCAAGCACCAGTACAAGAAACAGACACATCAAAATATCTGCTTAAAACAAGAACCTACTGTGACAGATGCTTCATATGAGACATGTCAAAAATGTTCTATGAATGTTCCTAGAGAGGATCGTGATCATTTAGCCTACAATATAGTCAAGGAAATTAGGGAACAAATTTATGCTGTTACTAATTTAACTGCAAGTGCTG GTATAGCACCAAATGTTATGTTAGCTAAAGTATGCTCTGATCAGAAAAAGCCAAATGGACAATTTCAAATCCTTTCTACGCTTGAAGCTGTCAATTCTTTTGTATCCTCAATGCCtgtgaaaaaa GTTTCTGGCATTGGACCTGTAACAGGTCAAATTCTGAATGCTCTTGGCATCCACACATGCTGGGATATGTGGGAGAAGAGAGATGTGATTCCCATTCTGTTCAAAGAATCATCAGCTGATTTTTACATGAGAGTAGCATTAGGCATTGGCAGCACAGTAGTCAAGAG tGATTATGTACGGAAGAGTATTGGAACAGAGCAAACATTCAGAGAAATAAGTCATCCTGAAGATTTGCATACAAAGTGCCAAGAACTCTGTCAAGAAGTTGTAGAGGAGCTTAAATTGTGCAACATGGTG GGTAGAGTAGTTGTATTGAAATACAAAACAACTAGCTTTGATTCACATACTAGAAATCATTCCCTGCCCTACCACACTGCTGATGAAGAAGTGATTTATAATACAGCCAGAAAGTTACTGGATTCAGAAATAGCAGCTGTTGCTCCCAAACCCCTCTGCCTCAGGCTCATGG GAATACGAATAGTTAATCTAATATATGAAGATATGATTCAGAGTGATgagaaacaaatcaaaataaaagattttctgaaGCCTAAACTTACTGAAAACCAAACTTTATGTGAAGAGCAGACAACTAGCACAGACTCTTATCAAAAGGATCTTGAAGAATGCAAAGGGAACACTTGTAAAGAAAATGAGACTTCAATATCCAGTGTATCATCTAAACCGGCCACATCAGAGGTGTTGTATATATGTCCTGTTTGCAATGCAAGCCAAATAAAAACTTTAGATGAACTTAATACTCACATAGATAATTGCTTGAATAAAGCAGctattaaagaaattctttctgAAGATCAGCTGGAGAGGAAAAG AAAGCAACCATGGCaggaaaaacaaaatgtaaagaagAGAGCTTTccataaaagtgaaagaaaaatagaagattattttcattga